In Carya illinoinensis cultivar Pawnee chromosome 10, C.illinoinensisPawnee_v1, whole genome shotgun sequence, one DNA window encodes the following:
- the LOC122279435 gene encoding tropinone reductase-like 3 isoform X2 yields MDKTLKIAKRFEGKVAIVTASTQGIGFGIAERLGLEGASVVVSSRKQKNVDEAVEKLKAQGIDAFGVVCHVSNAQQRKNLIDKTVQKYGKIDVVVSNAAANPSVDTILQTQESVLDKLWDINVKSSILILKDAAPHMQKGSSVVIISSISAFQPPTSMAMYGVTKTALLGLTKALAAEMAPDTRVNCIAPGFVPTYFAASLLENGVVRVYPF; encoded by the exons ATGGACAAGACGCTGAAGATTGCCAAGAGATTTGAAGGAAAGGTTGCGATCGTCACGGCTTCTACGCAGGGCATTGGCTTTGGCATAGCCGAGCGGCTCGGCTTGGAAGGTGCCTCCGTCGTCGTTTCTTCTCGCAAACAG aaaaatgtTGATGAAGCGGTTGAAAAACTTAAAGCTCAAGGAATCGATGCGTTTGGTGTCGTTTGTCACGTGTCAAATGCACAACAAAGGAAGAACCTCATAGACAAGACTGTTCAG aaatatggaaaaatagaTGTTGTTGTATCCAATGCTGCCGCTAATCCATCTGTTGATACCATTTTGCAAACTCAAGAATCTGTCCTGGACAAGCTATGGGATATTAATGTCAAATCCTCCATACTTATTTTAAAG GATGCGGCTCCTCACATGCAGAAAGGTTCTTCAGTGGttattatttcttctatttcTGCCTTCCAACCACCAACTTCCATGGCTATGTATGGGGTTACTAAAACAGCACTTCTTGGGCTTACCAAG GCACTTGCGGCTGAGATGGCCCCAGATACTCGTGTCAATTGTATTGCTCCTGGTTTTGTACCAACATACTTTGCTGCATCCCTTTTGGAAAATGGAGTTGTAAGAGTATATCCATTCTG A
- the LOC122279435 gene encoding tropinone reductase-like 3 isoform X1, with the protein MDKTLKIAKRFEGKVAIVTASTQGIGFGIAERLGLEGASVVVSSRKQKNVDEAVEKLKAQGIDAFGVVCHVSNAQQRKNLIDKTVQKYGKIDVVVSNAAANPSVDTILQTQESVLDKLWDINVKSSILILKDAAPHMQKGSSVVIISSISAFQPPTSMAMYGVTKTALLGLTKALAAEMAPDTRVNCIAPGFVPTYFAASLLENGVRKEIEAKTLLNRLGTTQDMAAAAAFLLSDDAAYITGETLVVGGGMPSRL; encoded by the exons ATGGACAAGACGCTGAAGATTGCCAAGAGATTTGAAGGAAAGGTTGCGATCGTCACGGCTTCTACGCAGGGCATTGGCTTTGGCATAGCCGAGCGGCTCGGCTTGGAAGGTGCCTCCGTCGTCGTTTCTTCTCGCAAACAG aaaaatgtTGATGAAGCGGTTGAAAAACTTAAAGCTCAAGGAATCGATGCGTTTGGTGTCGTTTGTCACGTGTCAAATGCACAACAAAGGAAGAACCTCATAGACAAGACTGTTCAG aaatatggaaaaatagaTGTTGTTGTATCCAATGCTGCCGCTAATCCATCTGTTGATACCATTTTGCAAACTCAAGAATCTGTCCTGGACAAGCTATGGGATATTAATGTCAAATCCTCCATACTTATTTTAAAG GATGCGGCTCCTCACATGCAGAAAGGTTCTTCAGTGGttattatttcttctatttcTGCCTTCCAACCACCAACTTCCATGGCTATGTATGGGGTTACTAAAACAGCACTTCTTGGGCTTACCAAG GCACTTGCGGCTGAGATGGCCCCAGATACTCGTGTCAATTGTATTGCTCCTGGTTTTGTACCAACATACTTTGCTGCATCCCTTTTGGAAAATGGAGTT AGGAAAGAGATCGAGGCAAAGACTCTACTTAACAGGCTTGGTACCACTCAAGACATGGCTGCTGCTGCTGCCTTTTTGTTGTCTGATGATGCCGCTTATATAACAGGAGAAACTCTGGTCGTGGGGGGAGGGATGCCCTCTAGACTGTAG
- the LOC122279434 gene encoding uncharacterized membrane protein At1g16860-like, translating to MSGRITSHQLSNGLYVSGRPEQVKERQPTIASRAIPYTGGDVKKSGELGKMFDIHVLDPTSNAPPPPPKISRLSSSSSQHNSGSVRSGINSGTIPKKSSGPIPLQPTGLITSGPIGSGSLLGSSTGRGSSTHLESAGKAVYGPAVTSLSAEKLSGAGSIAVPKVAVWVVVVVVAMGLLVGGFLMASVKKAVVLVAVGGVVLPAVVVVVTWNLTWRERGLLGFARRYPEAELRGAVHGQYVKVTGVVTCGSIPLESSYQRVSRCVYVSTELYEYKGWGGKSANPKHRCFSWGSRHTEKYVADFYISDFQSGLRALVKAGYGAKVAPFVKPATVVDVTKENRDKSPSFLQWLADRSLSTDDRIMRLKEGYIKEGSTVSVVGVVQRHENVLMIVPPTEPVSTGCQWIRCLLPTYVEGLILTCDDNQDADVVPV from the exons ATGAGTGGTCGAATAACGTCGCACCAGCTCAGCAATGGGCTCTACGTGTCGGGGCGGCCGGAGCAGGTCAAGGAGCGCCAGCCCACAATCGCTTCGCGCGCCATTCCTTACACCGGCGGCGACGTTAAGAAGTCCGGTGAGCTCGGCAAAATGTTTGACATCCATGTCCTCGATCCCACATCCAATGCTCCCCCACCTCCCCCCAAAATATCCCgtctctcctcctcctcctcccaacACAACAGCGGATCGGTCCGATCCGGCATCAACTCCGGCACGATCCCGAAGAAATCCTCGGGCCCGATTCCGCTCCAGCCCACCGGGCTTATCACCTCGGGTCCCATAGGGTCCGGTTCTCTCCTAGGATCCTCCACGGGTAGGGGGTCTTCGACTCACTTGGAGTCTGCCGGGAAGGCGGTGTACGGTCCAGCAGTGACGAGCTTGTCGGCAGAGAAGTTAAGTGGAGCGGGGTCTATAGCGGTGCCTAAGGTGGCTGTGTGGGtggtggtggtagtggtggcgATGGGGTTGCTGGTGGGGGGCTTTTTGATGGCGTCGGTGAAGAAGGCGGTGGTGCTGGTGGCAGTCGGTGGCGTGGTGTTGCCTGCGGTGGTCGTGGTAGTCACTTGGAACCTTACTTGGAGGGAGAGAGGTTTGCTCGGGTTTGCTCGGAGGTACCCTGAAGCTGAACTCCGAGGTGCTGTTCATGGACAGTACGTCAAGGTTACCGGG GTTGTAACCTGTGGCAGTATTCCTTTGGAGTCATCATACCAGAGGGTATCAAGGTGTGTATATGTTTCTACAGAATTGTACGAGTATAAAGGATGGGGTGGAAAATCTGCAAATCCTAAACACCGTTGTTTTTCATGGGGATCTAGACATACAGAG AAATATGTTGCTGATTTTTACATATCAGACTTCCAATCTGGGTTAAGAGCACTAGTTAAAGCAGGTTATGGGGCTAAGGTTGCTCCATTTGTCAAACCAGCAACTGTAGTCGATGTAACAAAGGAAAACAGAGACAAATCTCCAAGCTTTTTACAATGGCTAGCCGACCGCAGCCTCTCTACCGATGATCGTATAATGCGCCTCAAAGAAGG GTATATAAAAGAAGGGAGCACTGTGAGTGTGGTGGGGGTTGTCCAACGCCATGAAAATGTGCTTATGATTGTTCCACCCACAGAGCCTGTCTCAACAGGCTGTCAGTGGATCCGTTGCCTCCTTCCAACCTATGTGGAAGGACTGATTTTGACATGCGACGACAATCAAGATGCTGACGTGGTCCCCGTGTAA